The following proteins are co-located in the Micromonospora viridifaciens genome:
- the tnpB gene encoding IS607 family element RNA-guided endonuclease TnpB — translation MKKFEPRPGFVVQAFRFALDPNVTQGQRLRSHCGAARVAYNWAVGWVMASWWQRKAEASYGIAEEELTPWRPWSLLALRKVFNEVKKTDPRFAGWWEENSKEAYSTGLANAAAAFDNYATSKRGQREGRRVGMPRRKSKRTAGLACRFTTGAIRVEPDRRHVTLPRLGTIRTHESTRKLHRRITNGTARILSATVRFERGRWFVSFQVEIQRAADRAPVRPEVVAGVDLGVKCLAVIADSQGGVRFVPNPAHYDSALKQLKRLSRRVSRRRGPDRRTGQRPSRRWAIANAERNRVHHRVANLRADGLHKLTTEITGEYGTVVVEDLNVAGMLRNRRLARRVADAGFAEIRRQVEYKTAWNGGRRIVADRWYPSSKTCSACRVVKAKLPLHVRVFTCDACDLVIDRDENAARNLAALATAVTTGTGVAGDPGVQTPKPRGADRKTRTTTRSRKAAGGRAGGATLPHQRQKETRDRHQDTETQPALR, via the coding sequence GTGAAGAAGTTCGAGCCGCGTCCTGGTTTCGTGGTGCAGGCGTTCCGGTTCGCGTTGGATCCGAACGTCACGCAGGGGCAGCGGCTGCGGTCGCATTGTGGTGCGGCTCGCGTCGCCTACAACTGGGCTGTGGGCTGGGTGATGGCGTCGTGGTGGCAGCGGAAGGCGGAGGCGTCGTACGGCATCGCCGAGGAGGAGTTGACGCCGTGGCGGCCGTGGTCGCTGCTGGCGTTGCGGAAGGTGTTCAACGAGGTCAAGAAGACCGACCCGCGTTTCGCCGGCTGGTGGGAGGAGAACTCCAAGGAGGCGTACAGCACGGGTCTGGCGAACGCGGCGGCGGCGTTCGACAACTACGCCACGTCCAAGCGTGGGCAGCGTGAGGGCAGGCGCGTGGGCATGCCTCGGCGGAAGTCCAAGCGCACCGCCGGGCTTGCTTGCCGGTTCACCACCGGCGCCATCCGCGTCGAGCCGGACCGGCGGCATGTCACGCTGCCACGGCTCGGGACGATCCGCACCCACGAGTCCACCCGCAAGCTGCACCGCCGCATCACGAATGGTACCGCCCGGATCCTGTCGGCCACGGTCAGGTTCGAGCGGGGCCGCTGGTTTGTTTCCTTCCAGGTCGAGATCCAGCGTGCCGCCGACCGCGCTCCGGTGCGTCCGGAGGTGGTGGCGGGTGTGGACCTGGGCGTGAAGTGCCTCGCGGTGATCGCCGACAGTCAGGGCGGGGTGCGGTTCGTGCCGAACCCGGCGCACTACGACAGCGCGCTCAAGCAGCTCAAGCGGCTGTCCCGCCGGGTTTCCCGCCGCCGGGGGCCGGACCGGCGCACCGGACAGCGGCCGTCCAGGCGGTGGGCGATCGCGAACGCCGAGCGCAACCGGGTGCACCATCGGGTGGCGAATCTGCGCGCTGACGGCCTGCACAAGCTCACCACCGAGATCACCGGCGAGTACGGCACGGTGGTGGTCGAGGACCTCAACGTGGCTGGCATGCTCCGCAACCGACGCCTGGCCCGCCGTGTCGCCGACGCCGGCTTCGCAGAGATCCGCCGGCAGGTGGAGTACAAAACCGCATGGAACGGCGGTCGGCGGATAGTCGCCGACCGCTGGTATCCCTCCAGCAAGACCTGCTCGGCCTGCCGCGTGGTGAAAGCCAAGCTGCCGCTGCACGTCCGAGTGTTCACCTGCGACGCCTGCGATCTGGTTATCGACCGGGATGAGAACGCAGCCCGCAACCTTGCCGCCCTCGCGACGGCCGTAACAACGGGTACCGGAGTGGCCGGAGACCCGGGCGTGCAAACGCCGAAACCGCGTGGAGCCGACCGCAAGACCCGCACCACCACCCGCAGCCGCAAGGCCGCGGGTGGGCGGGCAGGTGGCGCAACCCTGCCGCACCAACGGCAGAAGGAAACGCGAGACCGTCATCAGGACACCGAAACGCAACCCGCGCTCCGGTGA
- a CDS encoding IS607 family transposase, protein MKLSDWARQQGVTYQTAWRWVRDGKMPVPVRQAPSGTWIVAEAPSAAGRVVAYCRVSCSEQKSDLDRQVVRVVEGANAQGFAVAEIVTEIGSGLNGKRRKLHRLLADPTAAVIVVEHKDRLARFGVEHLQAALAATGRRLVVLDPEESTDDLVKDMADVLTSMCARWYGRRVAKNRAARALAAATGEEPSV, encoded by the coding sequence GTGAAGCTGTCAGACTGGGCGCGTCAGCAGGGCGTGACCTATCAGACGGCTTGGCGGTGGGTGAGGGACGGCAAGATGCCTGTGCCTGTCCGTCAGGCGCCGTCTGGTACGTGGATCGTGGCGGAGGCACCGTCCGCGGCCGGCCGGGTGGTCGCCTACTGCCGTGTCTCCTGCAGCGAGCAGAAGAGCGACTTGGACCGCCAGGTCGTGCGGGTTGTGGAGGGGGCGAACGCGCAGGGCTTCGCCGTGGCGGAGATCGTGACCGAGATCGGCTCCGGCCTGAACGGCAAGCGCCGCAAGCTGCATCGCCTCCTCGCCGACCCGACTGCGGCGGTGATCGTCGTCGAGCACAAGGACCGGCTGGCCCGGTTCGGTGTGGAGCATCTGCAAGCCGCGCTCGCTGCGACCGGGCGCCGTCTGGTGGTCCTCGACCCGGAGGAATCCACGGACGACCTGGTGAAGGACATGGCCGACGTGCTGACGTCGATGTGTGCCCGGTGGTACGGGCGACGGGTGGCGAAGAACCGTGCCGCTCGTGCTCTGGCCGCCGCGACCGGCGAGGAGCCGTCGGTGTGA
- the smpB gene encoding SsrA-binding protein SmpB, producing MARETGRKLIASNKKARHDYTILKTYEAGIVLAGTEVKSLREGRASLVDAFAQERDGEIMLYGLHIAEYGYGTWTNHQPRRTRKLLLHRIEIGRILEKLREGGVTLVPLSMYFANGWAKVELGLARGKKSYDKRQAIAERDANREIARELGRRLKGARRPSR from the coding sequence GTGGCCAGGGAGACCGGGCGCAAGCTGATCGCCTCGAACAAGAAGGCGCGGCACGACTATACCATCCTCAAGACGTACGAGGCCGGGATCGTGCTGGCCGGCACCGAGGTGAAGTCGCTGCGCGAGGGGCGGGCGTCGCTGGTCGACGCGTTCGCCCAGGAGCGCGACGGCGAGATCATGCTGTACGGCCTGCACATCGCCGAGTACGGCTACGGCACCTGGACCAACCACCAGCCGCGGCGCACCCGCAAGCTGTTGCTGCACCGGATCGAGATCGGCCGGATCCTGGAGAAGCTGCGCGAGGGCGGGGTGACCCTGGTGCCGTTGTCGATGTACTTCGCCAACGGCTGGGCGAAGGTCGAGCTGGGTCTGGCCCGAGGGAAGAAGTCGTACGACAAGCGGCAGGCCATCGCCGAGCGGGACGCCAATCGGGAGATCGCCCGCGAGCTGGGCCGCCGCCTCAAGGGTGCCCGCCGCCCGTCCCGCTGA